One genomic window of Sarcophilus harrisii chromosome X, mSarHar1.11, whole genome shotgun sequence includes the following:
- the GCNA gene encoding acidic repeat-containing protein isoform X2: protein MARVFRRETEDITPESNFPRRKQEEKKNRVTPPLIVLDSSSDEEFEKVLSQVVPKISSGEKRNDQNDAGTSSVESTGKKESGENPKGKKPRKSPSEDMLICVDDDDDDFADPKPGSSGVSGPRPALPTIRLTPIDLQSRRRRGWYFPSQVYWTSFLRRAKSITVGHHTMLLLLHTRVSWFYSLHLASVHVLATKERGCYSFAKILKWKRPEPSSSALTSWWLFEVPSATWDVWHIRMCRVAGCFLADLSNPTCEYVRYFQWKKTELTWKLYHFFNDTIFNKQLPEKMTINWNNKMRTTAGYCHFAGKKGGSQAGRSVQIELSEKVCDSADRLRDTLIHELCHGATWLFHGIRDCHGPFWRVYAQRSALVHPELPVVKRCHTYEIHYKFIYECSCCEARIGRHSKSVNTSRAMCSLCHGHLRLLPPNQNMNINLSKVTQAIPIDSRVRRRPPPKKAKVESPSKGPTKKKGGREGGGSGSQGSGRASGSAV, encoded by the exons ATGGCACGGGTTTTCCGGCGAGAGACCGAGGACATCACCCCTG AATCTAATTTTCCAAGGAGaaagcaagaagagaagaaaaacagggtCACACC TCCGCTCATAGTTTTGGATTCTAGCAGCGACGAAGAATTTGAGAAGG TGTTGTCCCAAGTGGTTCCAAAAATCTCTTctggggagaaaagaaatgatca AAATGATGCAGGTACTAGCTCTGTAGAGTCTACTGGAAAAAAAGAGTCTGGGGAGAATCCTAAAG GGAAAAAACCCCGCAAGAGTCCTTCTGAGGATATGCTCATTTGTgtcgatgatgatgatgatgattttgccGACCCAAAGCCTGGATCTTCAGGCGTCTCAGGGCCGCGGCCTGCCCTACCAACTATTCGGCTCACGCCAATTGATCTGCAGAGCCGAAGAAG acgtggatggtattttccatctcaagtctattggaccTCATtcttgagaagagccaagtccatcacagtggGTCATCACACAATGCTGCTGTTACTACATACAAgggtctcttggttctactcccttcacttagcatcagttcat gtccttgccactaAGGAAAGGGGCTGCTACAGTTTTGCAAaa ATCTTAAAATGGAAGAGACCAGAACCCAGCTCCTCTGCTTTGACATCATGGTGGCTGTTTGAAGTGCCTAGTGCTACGTGGGACGTCTGGCATATCAG GATGTGCCGTGTAGCCGGTTGCTTCTTGGCCGACCTGTCGAATCCGACATGCGAATATGTGAGATACTTTCAGTGGAAAAAGACGGAGCTGACTTGGAAGCTCTATCACTTCTTTAACGATACAATATTTAACAAACAG TTACCAGAAAAAATGACCATCAACTGGAATAACAAGATGCGGACCACAGCAGGCTACTGCCATTTTGCTGGCAAAAAGGGGGGTTCCCAGGCAGGACGTAGCGTCCAGATCGAGCTGTCTGAAAAAGTCTGCGACTCTGCAG aCCGGCTCCGGGACACCCTGATTCATGAATTGTGCCATGGGGCTACTTGGCTGTTCCACGGCATCAGAGACTGTCACGGTCCCTTTTGGAGGGTCTATGCCCAAAGATCTGCGTTGGTGCACCCTGAATTGCCCGTGGTGAAACGCTGTCATACTTATGAGATTCACTATAAGTTTATCTATGAATGTTCTTGCTGTGAAGCCAG GATTGGCCGCCATTCTAAGTCGGTGAATACCAGCCGCGCGATGTGTTCTCTGTGCCACGGGCACCTACGCCTGCTCCCACCCAATCAGAACATGAACATTAACTTATCTAAAGTCACGCAGGCCATTCCCATCGATTCCCGTGTGAGAAGACGTCCACCTCCTAAGAAGGCCAAGGTTGAGTCGCCCTCAAAAGGGCCCACAAAGAAGAAGGGGGGCCGAGAAGGTGGGGGATCCGGCAGCCAGGGCTCTGGCCGTGCTTCAGGCAGTGCTGTTTAG
- the GCNA gene encoding acidic repeat-containing protein isoform X1, translating to MPFHPHLKQDVSYVFPTESNFPRRKQEEKKNRVTPPLIVLDSSSDEEFEKVLSQVVPKISSGEKRNDQNDAGTSSVESTGKKESGENPKGKKPRKSPSEDMLICVDDDDDDFADPKPGSSGVSGPRPALPTIRLTPIDLQSRRRRGWYFPSQVYWTSFLRRAKSITVGHHTMLLLLHTRVSWFYSLHLASVHVLATKERGCYSFAKILKWKRPEPSSSALTSWWLFEVPSATWDVWHIRMCRVAGCFLADLSNPTCEYVRYFQWKKTELTWKLYHFFNDTIFNKQLPEKMTINWNNKMRTTAGYCHFAGKKGGSQAGRSVQIELSEKVCDSADRLRDTLIHELCHGATWLFHGIRDCHGPFWRVYAQRSALVHPELPVVKRCHTYEIHYKFIYECSCCEARIGRHSKSVNTSRAMCSLCHGHLRLLPPNQNMNINLSKVTQAIPIDSRVRRRPPPKKAKVESPSKGPTKKKGGREGGGSGSQGSGRASGSAV from the exons ATGCCTTTCCATCCCCATCTAAAACAAGATGTGTCCTATGTTTTTCCTACAGAATCTAATTTTCCAAGGAGaaagcaagaagagaagaaaaacagggtCACACC TCCGCTCATAGTTTTGGATTCTAGCAGCGACGAAGAATTTGAGAAGG TGTTGTCCCAAGTGGTTCCAAAAATCTCTTctggggagaaaagaaatgatca AAATGATGCAGGTACTAGCTCTGTAGAGTCTACTGGAAAAAAAGAGTCTGGGGAGAATCCTAAAG GGAAAAAACCCCGCAAGAGTCCTTCTGAGGATATGCTCATTTGTgtcgatgatgatgatgatgattttgccGACCCAAAGCCTGGATCTTCAGGCGTCTCAGGGCCGCGGCCTGCCCTACCAACTATTCGGCTCACGCCAATTGATCTGCAGAGCCGAAGAAG acgtggatggtattttccatctcaagtctattggaccTCATtcttgagaagagccaagtccatcacagtggGTCATCACACAATGCTGCTGTTACTACATACAAgggtctcttggttctactcccttcacttagcatcagttcat gtccttgccactaAGGAAAGGGGCTGCTACAGTTTTGCAAaa ATCTTAAAATGGAAGAGACCAGAACCCAGCTCCTCTGCTTTGACATCATGGTGGCTGTTTGAAGTGCCTAGTGCTACGTGGGACGTCTGGCATATCAG GATGTGCCGTGTAGCCGGTTGCTTCTTGGCCGACCTGTCGAATCCGACATGCGAATATGTGAGATACTTTCAGTGGAAAAAGACGGAGCTGACTTGGAAGCTCTATCACTTCTTTAACGATACAATATTTAACAAACAG TTACCAGAAAAAATGACCATCAACTGGAATAACAAGATGCGGACCACAGCAGGCTACTGCCATTTTGCTGGCAAAAAGGGGGGTTCCCAGGCAGGACGTAGCGTCCAGATCGAGCTGTCTGAAAAAGTCTGCGACTCTGCAG aCCGGCTCCGGGACACCCTGATTCATGAATTGTGCCATGGGGCTACTTGGCTGTTCCACGGCATCAGAGACTGTCACGGTCCCTTTTGGAGGGTCTATGCCCAAAGATCTGCGTTGGTGCACCCTGAATTGCCCGTGGTGAAACGCTGTCATACTTATGAGATTCACTATAAGTTTATCTATGAATGTTCTTGCTGTGAAGCCAG GATTGGCCGCCATTCTAAGTCGGTGAATACCAGCCGCGCGATGTGTTCTCTGTGCCACGGGCACCTACGCCTGCTCCCACCCAATCAGAACATGAACATTAACTTATCTAAAGTCACGCAGGCCATTCCCATCGATTCCCGTGTGAGAAGACGTCCACCTCCTAAGAAGGCCAAGGTTGAGTCGCCCTCAAAAGGGCCCACAAAGAAGAAGGGGGGCCGAGAAGGTGGGGGATCCGGCAGCCAGGGCTCTGGCCGTGCTTCAGGCAGTGCTGTTTAG
- the CXCR3 gene encoding C-X-C chemokine receptor type 3, protein MNFPLLRMSLSRGQTTTYQPAGGRQGAARPPPSAPGAALGPLSSGPATMSQVSDHLVLLDLGFLENSSFPYDYLENESAPCCSPPCSHNFSLTFDLAFLPTLYGLLFFFGLLGNGAVAAVLLRQHRAPSGTDTFLLHLALADMLLVLTLPLWAVEAAWEWVFGSGVCKVAGALFKINFYAGAFLLACISFDRYLNIVHATHLYRRGPGPRVTLTCVAVWGLCLLLAFPDLLFLSAQHEPRLNATRCFPTFPQTGRTALQVLQLLAGFLFPLLTMAYCYARILLVLLGSRGQRRLRAMRVVVTVVVAFAVCWTPYHLATLVDLLIDLKAVSRDCEWESRLDVARSVTSVLGFVHCCLNPLLYAFVGVKFRGQMRALLGRLGCPGQKAILRPTPSSSRRDSSWSETTEASYSGL, encoded by the exons CCCGCAGGTGGTAGACAGGGAGCAGCCCGCCCGCCGCCGTCAGCTCCCGGAGCAGCTTTGGGGCCGCTGAGCTCCGGGCCTGCCACCATGTCCCAG GTCAGTGACCACTTGGTCTTGCTGGACCTCGGCTTCCTGGAAAACAGCAGCTTTCCCTACGACTACTTGGAAAACGAGTCCGCTCCCTGCTGCTCTCCACCCTGCAGCCACAACTTCAGCCTGACCTTCGACCTGGCCTTCTTGCCCACCCTCTACGGCCTCCTGTTCTTCTTCGGGCTCTTGGGCAACGGCGCCGTGGCCGCCGTCCTCCTGCGGCAGCACCGGGCCCCGAGCGGCACCGACACCTTCCTGCTCCATCTGGCGCTGGCTGACATGCTGCTAGTGCTGACCCTCCCCCTCTGGGCCGTGGAGGCCGCCTGGGAGTGGGTCTTCGGGTCGGGCGTTTGCAAGGTGGCGGGGGCCCTCTTCAAGATCAATTTCTACGCCGGAGCCTTCTTACTGGCCTGCATCAGCTTCGACCGCTACCTGAACATCGTGCACGCCACCCACCTCTACCGGCGGGGCCCCGGGCCCCGCGTGACCCTCACGTGCGTCGCCGTCTGGGGACTCTGCCTGCTGCTGGCCTTCCCGGACCTGCTCTTCCTGTCCGCCCAGCACGAACCGCGCCTCAACGCCACCCGCTGCTTCCCCACCTTCCCCCAGACCGGCCGCACGGCCCTGCAAGTCCTGCAGCTCCTGGCCGGCTTCCTCTTCCCCCTGCTCACCATGGCCTACTGTTACGCCCGCATCTTGCTCGTGCTGCTGGGCTCCCGGGGGCAGCGGCGACTTCGAGCCATGAGGGTGGTGGTGACCGTGGTGGTGGCCTTTGCCGTCTGCTGGACCCCCTACCACCTGGCCACACTGGTGGACCTGCTCATCGACCTGAAGGCGGTGAGCCGGGACTGCGAGTGGGAGAGCCGGCTGGACGTGGCCAGATCCGTCACCTCGGTCCTGGGCTTTGTGCACTGCTGCCTCAACCCCCTGCTCTATGCCTTTGTGGGGGTCAAGTTCCGAGGCCAGATGCGGGCCCTGCTAGGGAGGCTGGGCTGCCCGGGCCAGAAGGCCATCCTGCGCCCGACCCCGTCGTCTTCCCGGCGAGACTCCTCCTGGTCCGAGACCACGGAAGCTTCGTATTCCGGGCTGTGA
- the GCNA gene encoding acidic repeat-containing protein isoform X3, with protein MPFHPHLKQDVSYVFPTESNFPRRKQEEKKNRVTPPLIVLDSSSDEEFEKVLSQVVPKISSGEKRNDQNDAGTSSVESTGKKESGENPKGKKPRKSPSEDMLICVDDDDDDFADPKPGSSGVSGPRPALPTIRLTPIDLQSRRRMCRVAGCFLADLSNPTCEYVRYFQWKKTELTWKLYHFFNDTIFNKQLPEKMTINWNNKMRTTAGYCHFAGKKGGSQAGRSVQIELSEKVCDSADRLRDTLIHELCHGATWLFHGIRDCHGPFWRVYAQRSALVHPELPVVKRCHTYEIHYKFIYECSCCEARIGRHSKSVNTSRAMCSLCHGHLRLLPPNQNMNINLSKVTQAIPIDSRVRRRPPPKKAKVESPSKGPTKKKGGREGGGSGSQGSGRASGSAV; from the exons ATGCCTTTCCATCCCCATCTAAAACAAGATGTGTCCTATGTTTTTCCTACAGAATCTAATTTTCCAAGGAGaaagcaagaagagaagaaaaacagggtCACACC TCCGCTCATAGTTTTGGATTCTAGCAGCGACGAAGAATTTGAGAAGG TGTTGTCCCAAGTGGTTCCAAAAATCTCTTctggggagaaaagaaatgatca AAATGATGCAGGTACTAGCTCTGTAGAGTCTACTGGAAAAAAAGAGTCTGGGGAGAATCCTAAAG GGAAAAAACCCCGCAAGAGTCCTTCTGAGGATATGCTCATTTGTgtcgatgatgatgatgatgattttgccGACCCAAAGCCTGGATCTTCAGGCGTCTCAGGGCCGCGGCCTGCCCTACCAACTATTCGGCTCACGCCAATTGATCTGCAGAGCCGAAGAAG GATGTGCCGTGTAGCCGGTTGCTTCTTGGCCGACCTGTCGAATCCGACATGCGAATATGTGAGATACTTTCAGTGGAAAAAGACGGAGCTGACTTGGAAGCTCTATCACTTCTTTAACGATACAATATTTAACAAACAG TTACCAGAAAAAATGACCATCAACTGGAATAACAAGATGCGGACCACAGCAGGCTACTGCCATTTTGCTGGCAAAAAGGGGGGTTCCCAGGCAGGACGTAGCGTCCAGATCGAGCTGTCTGAAAAAGTCTGCGACTCTGCAG aCCGGCTCCGGGACACCCTGATTCATGAATTGTGCCATGGGGCTACTTGGCTGTTCCACGGCATCAGAGACTGTCACGGTCCCTTTTGGAGGGTCTATGCCCAAAGATCTGCGTTGGTGCACCCTGAATTGCCCGTGGTGAAACGCTGTCATACTTATGAGATTCACTATAAGTTTATCTATGAATGTTCTTGCTGTGAAGCCAG GATTGGCCGCCATTCTAAGTCGGTGAATACCAGCCGCGCGATGTGTTCTCTGTGCCACGGGCACCTACGCCTGCTCCCACCCAATCAGAACATGAACATTAACTTATCTAAAGTCACGCAGGCCATTCCCATCGATTCCCGTGTGAGAAGACGTCCACCTCCTAAGAAGGCCAAGGTTGAGTCGCCCTCAAAAGGGCCCACAAAGAAGAAGGGGGGCCGAGAAGGTGGGGGATCCGGCAGCCAGGGCTCTGGCCGTGCTTCAGGCAGTGCTGTTTAG